In Sorghum bicolor cultivar BTx623 chromosome 8, Sorghum_bicolor_NCBIv3, whole genome shotgun sequence, one genomic interval encodes:
- the LOC110429783 gene encoding uncharacterized protein LOC110429783, producing the protein MSAGWAGVWRDTSKSTGLLLVQSKSKSTGCALSALSTTPEAAGWQASSEMSRSGKRLRRWWDEEDESDDDDLFIIAGLLEGSRRNKRKKKFRGSLPGRRKVLRDISGGHDRNS; encoded by the exons ATGAGCGCAGGGTGGGCCGGGGTGTGGAGAGACACGAGCAAGAGCACAGGGTTGCTGCTGGTACAGAGCAAGAGCAAGAGCACAGGGTGCGCCCTCTCGGCCCTCTCAACAACCCCAGAAGCAGCTGGCTGGCAGGCAAGCAGCGAG ATGTCTAGGTCTGGAAAAAGACTTCGTCGATGGTGGGACGAGGAGGATGAATCTGATGATGACGACCTCTTCATCATTGCTGGTCTTCTTGAGGGCTCTAGGAGGAACAAGCGCAAGAAAAAGTTCCGTGGATCTTTGCCGGGCCGCCGCAAAGTGCTACGGGACATTTCGGGAGGTCACGATCGCAATTCATAG